In bacterium, the genomic window AAATCGTCTCACCCGCGGTGAATCGCCTCGAACTGGGCGAACACACCGGTACGCACGTCGATGCCTTCAATCACATGGCCCGGCAGTATCGTGGGCAATCCATCGACACGATGCCGCTCACGCTGTTTTACACCGCAGGCCTCTGCCTGGATTTGTCGTACAAACGTCTGCGCGAGCTGATCACGCCGGAGGATCTCGAACGGGCGCTGGCCGCCGCGGCGCTTGCGATCAAACCGGGCGATACCGTGCTGCTCTACACCGATCACTATCGCCGCGCCTTCGGCACCGATGATTGGCACCACGGACCGGGCCTGAGCACGGAAGCCGCGCGCTGGCTGGGGCAACACAAAATTGCCGCGTTCGGTGTGGAACCGGCTGCGCCGGGCGTGCGCCATGTTTCCAACCAGCAGGTTCATCATATTTGCGGCGAAATGGGTTTCACGCATTATGAGAACATGATCAACTTGCATCAGCTCATCGGCCGCGGCCGTTTTCGCTTCATTGCGTTGCCACTCAAAATTCGCGGTGGAACCGGCTCGCCGGTGCGCGCGGTGGCGGTCTGGGAAGAATGAGCGAGAAGAGTTGCCGTTGATTCCCGCGCCGGCGTTCGGACGAGTTGAACGGAATACGCTGCCCCGCGTCTCATGCTGCAAGCGCGCACACAATGTGTAACCGAGAGGGAAATAGTGTTGGACCTGAAGCCATCGATACGCTGCCGCCATCCGATTCACTCCGGCCTCGCACTCCGGCTGGCCCTGGCCATTGCGCTGGCAAGCCCGGCCGCCGGCCAGCGGGTGCCGGTCGAGGTACTGATTGAGAATCGCTTCAACGCCGGTGAGGGATTGTGTTTCAATGGCGAGGGCCGCCTGTTTGTCGGCGCCAACCGCGCCGTGTGGGAAATCACGCCCGAGGGCGAAGCCCGCAAGCTGGCAGAGTTCACTTCGAATTTGGGCATGGCACCCATCGGCGAACGTGATCTGCTCAAGGCGGATTTTGGCCCGCTGGTGTTCCCGCAACATGGCCCCAATCATGACGGCGTCGTGTATCGCCTCACGCCGGAGGGCGACACCACGACCGTGGCAAGCGGCATCGGTGATCCCAACGCAATCGTCGTGCTGCCCGACCGTTCGTTTCTCGTTTCCGACGACTTCACGCACTTCATCTACCAGGTCACACCAGCAGGCACAGTGAGTGTGTTTACCGAGGCGATTCCGTTTCCCAACGGCCTCGCGCTCAGCCCTGACGCCGGCGTGCTCTACGTGGCGCGCATTTTCCGCCGCGCGCCTGATTTGCCGGCGCCGGCGCGTTTTCAGGACTTCAGTGATGAAGTCTGGCGCTTGCCGTTGCGCAACTGCCGGCCGGCAGCATCACCGGAAGTGATTTTTCGCACCGGTGGAGAATCGGGGCCGGACGGTTTGGCGGTGGATGGGGAGGGGCGAATCTACCTGGCTGCGGCACGCGCCGGCCAGCTTTGGCGCATTACGCCGCAATCCGGCAAAGGCGAATTGCTGGTAGACGAGCTGCCCGGTTTGGCGAGCATTGCGTTTGGCCGGGGCGCATTCGATCATCAATCTCTTTATGCGATGCAGATTCGCGGCGGTCGCGTGCTCCGACTGCAGGTCGGCGCCCGCGGCGCCAAGCTTCATCTGGGCGGGCATGGGAAATGATGGTAACCGCATACCAACGCCGCCTGCGGCCAAGATTTTGACCTCGCCGGAGATTCCCCCACTCGCGTCGTGCCTGGAGAGACACCCCAAGTTGCAAGCGCGCTGGAACAACTGGCATATGCCTGCGTATATTCCCCGCCGCTGTCCAGACACGACCGCGCGACCTTTGGTGTTCACATTCCCTTTCTGCCGGTGCCGCCTTCCGCATCGAGATCAGCCGGCAGTGAGGGCAGGCTCAGACGCGTGCGTCTATTCGACGCACCCTCTCCTACTTTCTGGTGAAGCAAGCCCGGTGTTTGCGGAGCATTCACGAGCAGGAGAAGCGTGCGCAGCGGTGAACCACAATCCCAAGGAGAAGCAATGCCAGACCTCAAGCTGAAACAAAACGTCATCGACGATTTCAAGTCCCGCCTGCGCGGTCCTCTCATTTTCCCCACTGAGTCCGCTTACGAGGAAACGCGTTCCATTTGGAATGCAATGATCGACCGGCGGCCGGCGCTGATCGCGCGTTGTCTCGGCGTGGCCGACGTGCAGGCGTGCGTGAATTTTGTCCGCGAGCACCGGCTGCCCTTTTCGATCCGCGGCGGCGGCCACAACATTTCGGGACTTGCGGTTACGGACGGCGGACTCATGATCGATCTTTCCCTCATGCGCGGCGTGTGGGTGGATCCCGCCGCCCGCAGGGCCCGCGCCCAAGCCGGTTGCTTGTTGGGCGATGTCGATCGCGAGACACAGATCCACGGCCTGGCAACGGTGATGGGCTTCGTTTCGAACACGGGCATTGCGGGCTACACCCTGGGCGGCGGTTTCGGGTATCTCACCCGCCGCTTCGGCTGGACCACGGACAACCTGCTGAGTGTGGAAATGGTCACTGCCGGCGGGCAAGTGGTGCGGGCGGACGAGAAGGAGAATGCCGATTTG contains:
- a CDS encoding SMP-30/gluconolactonase/LRE family protein, translating into MDLKPSIRCRHPIHSGLALRLALAIALASPAAGQRVPVEVLIENRFNAGEGLCFNGEGRLFVGANRAVWEITPEGEARKLAEFTSNLGMAPIGERDLLKADFGPLVFPQHGPNHDGVVYRLTPEGDTTTVASGIGDPNAIVVLPDRSFLVSDDFTHFIYQVTPAGTVSVFTEAIPFPNGLALSPDAGVLYVARIFRRAPDLPAPARFQDFSDEVWRLPLRNCRPAASPEVIFRTGGESGPDGLAVDGEGRIYLAAARAGQLWRITPQSGKGELLVDELPGLASIAFGRGAFDHQSLYAMQIRGGRVLRLQVGARGAKLHLGGHGK
- a CDS encoding cyclase family protein; this translates as MLEIVDLSQEIFSDMPVFPGLPAVKITMHVSHEEWDGLAGNEIVSPAVNRLELGEHTGTHVDAFNHMARQYRGQSIDTMPLTLFYTAGLCLDLSYKRLRELITPEDLERALAAAALAIKPGDTVLLYTDHYRRAFGTDDWHHGPGLSTEAARWLGQHKIAAFGVEPAAPGVRHVSNQQVHHICGEMGFTHYENMINLHQLIGRGRFRFIALPLKIRGGTGSPVRAVAVWEE